CCGTGACTATCGCAGTGATGAGCGCCGCAGGCGTGACGTCGAACGCCGGGCTATATGTCTTTACCCCTTTCGGCGCGAGCAAATTCCCGCGGATCGTCGTGATCTCCTCGCCGCGTCTTTCTTCTATCGGGATCAACCTGCCGTATGGCAGGTTGAAATCTATCGTTGAGACCGGCGCTACGACATAAAAAGGTACCTTGTGGTATTTCGCCAGGACCGCCACCCCGTAAGTGCCGATCTTGTTCGCCGCGTCGCCGTTACGCGTTATCCTGTCAGCGCCGACGATGACCTTCGTGACCTTGCCCAAGCTCATCACATGCGCGGCCATGTTATCGCAGATGAGCGTGACATCTATTCCCTCGCGCATCAGTTCCCACGCGGTAAGGCGCGCGCCCTGCAATAGCGGCCGCGTCTCATCGGCATATACCTTTACGCGCTTGCCCTGTTCCTTCGCCATATAAATTACGCCGAGCGCGGTGCCATAATCGGCAGTCGCGAGCGCCCCGGCATTGCAGTGAGTCAATATGACATCTCCGTCCTTGATGAGCCGCGCGCCGTATACGGCCATCTTCCTGCATATCGCCCTGTCCTCCTCATATACTTTATGCGCCTCGGCGAGCAGAGCCTTCTTTATCTCCGGGACCGGTTTTTTCTTATTTTTTACCGCGGAGGCACGCATCCTGTCGAGGCCCCAGAAGAGGTTTACCGCGGTCGGCCTGGCCGAACCGATGAACTTTATGACGCGGTCCAATTCGCGGACAAACTCATTATAATTTTTGGCACGCGAATTCCGGATTCCCAGGTAAGTCCCGTATGCGGCGGCAACGCCCAATGCCGGAGCTCCGCGCACCTGCAATTTCTTTATCGCGTGCCAAAATTTCTTTACGTCGCGGAAACTCAGGTATACGAGCTTGTTCGGCAGCAGGGTCTGGTCTATTATTTTTATTGCCCCGCCCGACTTTTGTGCGTCCCATCTTATCGTATGGATAGCCATTATTTTACACCATTTTCCCGAACATTTTCGCCAGGAAGCTGCGCCCCACCGAGATGGCGGCATGGGGACAGAGCTCGTGGCAGCAGAAACACTTGATGCAGCGCCTGTAATCTATCCTCGAGCCTTCCTCTTTTATCGTGATGCACTTCGCCGGGCAGCTCTTCTCGCATATCAGGCACTTCTTGCATATTTTATCATTAATTACGGGGAAAAACCTGATAGCTTTCGAGAGCCATTTAAAGACAGGCTTCGGGACTTTCATCATTATCGAGGTAGCCGGCAGCTTGAAACCGCGTATCCGCGCGCCTTCGATAGTTTCGCCGAGGACCTCTATTTTTGAAAGGTCGGCCTCGCCTAATTTCCGTTTGTACGCCTCGGCGGTTATGGGGAGCCGGAGCGGTTCAATGCCGACGAGCCCGGCGTATACCGCGTCGCAGGCCACGCAGTCGTTGCTCGCCATCACAAGGTTCGCTCTGCGGAGTTCCCCTGCCGCGGGCCCGTTGCCTTCCATCGCAACTATGCCGTCCATGACGACGAGCCTGGGTATCGCAGTCTCAAACACATCTATCGCGAGTTTCGCGAACTCATCAGGCCTCGGCGCCTTAAGGTGGCAGTCTGATTTGAACTGCCCGATCGCGAGCCCGTATGAATTCTTCAGCGCGCCGGTGAGCGTCATCAGGTCGTGCGTCTTCATCTTCGGGACGGAGATGACGCCATCGGCCTCTTTCGCCCAGACCGATATCGGCATCCCCTTTATGTTCTGCGCCTTGTCGAAGTCTACAAGCCTTACGCCCTCTTCCTCGCAGACTTTTTTTATCCCGGATTCCCCGTATGTCGAACCGGCGTCCCTCTGCCCCATCCCGCCGGGCGAATCCCCGACGATGATCTCGGCGCCCGCGCCCTTAACGAGGCGTATGACGGCCCGCAGGACCTCGGGATGCGTATTTACGCCGGACTCGGGCGGCCTTGAGGAGAGGACGTTCGGCTTAAGCAGTATCTTCTCGCCTTTTTTGACGAAGGCGGAGATGCCGCCGACCAGGTCCACCGCCTCTTTTACGGCGGAGCAGACCTTGCCTGTATCGTACGAATCCGCTCTTACTATCGAGACTTTCGGGCCCATGGCTAATTAGGGATCGCTATTAATTTATACAGGAACACGAAAAATATAACGGCCGAATTATGGATTATATGCACCGCTATCGACGGAACGACAGAACCGGTCTTCTCGTAAAGGTACGCCAGGAGGATGCCGAGCGCGAATATCGGGAAGAACGAGACTATGTTCATATGAAGCATCGCGAAGACGAATGAGATGAGAAGTATCGCGTTCCTCACCCCTATCTTCTTCCTGAACACCGGATACGCGAATCCCCTGAAGAAGAGCTCCTCGGCGATCGGCCCGATGACGGTAACGAGCGCCGTAAGGACAAGGAGGAGCTTCGTCCCCTTCGCCTCATAGAGTATCTCGAGCGCCTTCGTCTCAGGCGGTTCATAACTGAATATCCTGAGGCCGATGAAGACTATGATCATTATGACAGCCAGGACCGGTACGATTACAAGATAGCCGCCGATGGCGACCCTCATGTTCCTCTTTATGTTCTTAAAAACGAGCCCCAGCCCGGCGAAACCGCTTTTGAATTTATTTACCGCGAAATGCGCTACTATGGCCAGGCCGATGATATCTATCAGGGTCGCGTTAAGAACGCCGAAGAACACCTCGTTGGGGTTATCTACTTTCATCAGGTCGAACATATTGGCCTCTACCCATTGGAGCGCATAGGAGAAAAAATAGAACGTGATTATTACCCTTAGGATATCCGTTAACTGCCAGGGCACATCCGGCGGTGAGCCGTAGGCAACCATGAGGTCGCGGCCGTTAAGCTTGCGCGCGATGCCTCTTATCCCGAGGACAAGGCCTGCCAAAAGGGCGGCCGCGCTCAAGAATGTGCTGGCCGTGACCGCGAAACCGAGGAGCTTGTCGCCCGCGAGCAGCTCCCTTATCCTCTCTTCCTGCGCGAGGACCTCCTTAGGCGTAAGTATCTTATGCGTTTTCTTCTTCTCGGCAAGCCTCTCTTTCCTATCGGGCGAGGGCGACACCGCCAGGAATATCTCGGTCGCTATTATAAAAGAAAGCATCAAAAGGTAGATCCGGTTCCCGCCCGCGAATCTCCTTAGCTTATCCCACGACATTTAGTCTCCTCGGCCTGAACTTGACCTTTAATTCTTCGGTCGCGACTCTCTCGCATTCCCTCATATCCACGCCTTCCTGGTCGACGCAGGTCACCTCGACCTCGGGCAGCTTCTCCCTGCATTCAACGATGAATTTCTTTACCTCGCCGAATGTCTCCGGCCCGAAGGCCGGCCTGCAGATCTTATTATAGGCATCCTTATCCGGGGCGTTCAGGCTTACGCTCACGCGGTCTATAAGCCCGGCGAGGTCGCCGGCGATGCTCCTTTTATTTATTAGGTTCCCGTGGCCGTTAGTCGTAAGGCGGAACCTGGCTCCCTTCTTTTTCAATGCTTTGGCCACCTCGATCATGCAGTCGAGGCGCAAAGTGGGTTCGCCGTATCCGCAGAATACTATCTCATCATATCTCTTCGGGTCGCCGACCGCCTCGATGATCTCTTTTGCCGACGGTTCCCCTTTAAGGCGCAGGTTGTGCCCCATCACAAAATCGGTCGTCTTGGTGACGCAGAACTCGCAGTCGCTGGTGCACCTGTTGGTTAGATTTATATAAAGGGAGTCCCTTATTT
The Candidatus Omnitrophota bacterium DNA segment above includes these coding regions:
- the mtnA gene encoding S-methyl-5-thioribose-1-phosphate isomerase; amino-acid sequence: MAIHTIRWDAQKSGGAIKIIDQTLLPNKLVYLSFRDVKKFWHAIKKLQVRGAPALGVAAAYGTYLGIRNSRAKNYNEFVRELDRVIKFIGSARPTAVNLFWGLDRMRASAVKNKKKPVPEIKKALLAEAHKVYEEDRAICRKMAVYGARLIKDGDVILTHCNAGALATADYGTALGVIYMAKEQGKRVKVYADETRPLLQGARLTAWELMREGIDVTLICDNMAAHVMSLGKVTKVIVGADRITRNGDAANKIGTYGVAVLAKYHKVPFYVVAPVSTIDFNLPYGRLIPIEERRGEEITTIRGNLLAPKGVKTYSPAFDVTPAALITAIVTEKGVFKPDEIKKIR
- a CDS encoding DUF362 domain-containing protein: MGPKVSIVRADSYDTGKVCSAVKEAVDLVGGISAFVKKGEKILLKPNVLSSRPPESGVNTHPEVLRAVIRLVKGAGAEIIVGDSPGGMGQRDAGSTYGESGIKKVCEEEGVRLVDFDKAQNIKGMPISVWAKEADGVISVPKMKTHDLMTLTGALKNSYGLAIGQFKSDCHLKAPRPDEFAKLAIDVFETAIPRLVVMDGIVAMEGNGPAAGELRRANLVMASNDCVACDAVYAGLVGIEPLRLPITAEAYKRKLGEADLSKIEVLGETIEGARIRGFKLPATSIMMKVPKPVFKWLSKAIRFFPVINDKICKKCLICEKSCPAKCITIKEEGSRIDYRRCIKCFCCHELCPHAAISVGRSFLAKMFGKMV
- a CDS encoding type II CAAX endopeptidase family protein, with protein sequence MSWDKLRRFAGGNRIYLLMLSFIIATEIFLAVSPSPDRKERLAEKKKTHKILTPKEVLAQEERIRELLAGDKLLGFAVTASTFLSAAALLAGLVLGIRGIARKLNGRDLMVAYGSPPDVPWQLTDILRVIITFYFFSYALQWVEANMFDLMKVDNPNEVFFGVLNATLIDIIGLAIVAHFAVNKFKSGFAGLGLVFKNIKRNMRVAIGGYLVIVPVLAVIMIIVFIGLRIFSYEPPETKALEILYEAKGTKLLLVLTALVTVIGPIAEELFFRGFAYPVFRKKIGVRNAILLISFVFAMLHMNIVSFFPIFALGILLAYLYEKTGSVVPSIAVHIIHNSAVIFFVFLYKLIAIPN